From a region of the Phaeodactylum tricornutum CCAP 1055/1 chromosome 4, whole genome shotgun sequence genome:
- a CDS encoding predicted protein has product MSFRLVARQLSSRLQQHVAAAAAIAPSRSTLVRCYASAQSYESPLQDFFNRMEQKGPTTLGSTDLTPPPERYLDCGIPESALRYSTTSYGRLMLVPHVHVNEHKVSVKIHTSKLPLNELEMNLLHEIVGSRLNFEKEELRISSNQFASRIENKRHLVSMLNRIVFACQRLAKEIGKVEEGAV; this is encoded by the coding sequence ATGTCTTTTCGACTTGTCGCTAGGCAACTTTCTTCTCGCCTGCAGCAGcacgtcgccgccgccgctgccaTCGCACCAAGCCGATCGACGTTGGTCCGCTGTTACGCCTCCGCACAGTCCTATGAGAGTCCCCTGCAGGACTTTTTTAATCGGATGGAGCAGAAAGGTCCCACTACACTTGGGTCCACCGATCTGACTCCTCCGCCGGAGCGATACCTTGATTGTGGAATCCCCGAGTCGGCTTTGCGGTATTCCACAACGAGCTATGGCCGACTCATGTTGGTTCCGCACGTGCATGTCAATGAACACAAGGTCTCCGTCAAGATCCATACTTCCAAGCTTCCTCTGAATGAATTGGAAATGAATTTACTGCATGAGATTGTGGGATCCCGACTTaatttcgaaaaagaagagcttCGCATCTCCTCGAATCAGTTCGCTAGCCGCATCGAAAATAAACGACATTTGGTGAGCATGCTCAATCGTATTGTCTTTGCCTGCCAGCGATTGGCCAAAGAAATCGGAAAGGTAGAAGAGGGTGCGGTCTAG
- a CDS encoding predicted protein: protein MRQFSIHHALLVWFIASLSLPWTAAWNTPLAVRPGISRQFLSSRPSLALFLSDSQKSSRDSSQPESGANDSDSEQAERTSFDDAGRSLIEEQDQERMDQMGDFDSNPEYQTDNIEKMRAAIRARTESMGIEKSKVSADYIAAKTKAATAAGSASAASENSDMFGGLDLSQINSEKTISKSEWNEDLPSMFYDPESELSKEEQEQVDPVMSKNLVEQAMAEFSNAKWPDFASALREVGLMLVVIAVTGALIISWDKVLRGAYMSLGFIPTADDLANYASRFDGLDLPKGWMDNMNEQDVARIAEKVNTVTGSKSLPGL, encoded by the exons ATGCGGCAATTTTCTATCCACCATGCTTTGCTAGTATGGTTTATCGCATCATTGAGTCTGCCATGGACGGCCGCTTGGAACACGCCGTTGGCGGTTCGACCAGGTATCAGTCGGCAGTTCCTCTCGTCGCGGCCGAGCCTTGCACTCTTTTTGTCGGATTCCCAAAAGAGTAGTAGGGATTCTTCTCAACCGGAATCAGGCGCAAacgacagtgacagtgaacaagCGGAGCGGACTAGTTTCGATGATGCCGGACGCTCCTTAATTGAAGAACAAGACCAGGAACGAATGGACCAAATGGGGGATTTCGATTCCAATCCGGAG TACCAAACGGACAATATTGAAAAAATGCGAGCGGCAATTCGGGCACGAACGGAATCCATGGGTATCGAAAAGTCCAAAGTTTCCGCCGATTACATTGCCGCCAAGACCAAGGCCGCCACCGCAGCGGGGTCCGCCAGCGCGGCTTCGGAAAACTCCGACATGTTCGGCGGGCTCGATCTGTCCCAGATTAACTCGGAAAAGACGATTTCCAAGAGCGAATGGAACGAGGATTTGCCGAGTATGTTTTATGACCCGGAAAGTGAACTATCGAAAGAGGAACAAGAGCAAGTTGATCCAGTCATGAGCAAGAATTTGGTCGAGCAGGCCATGGCGGAATTTTCCAACGCCAAATGGCCAGACTTTGCCTCCGCCTTACGGGAAGTAGGACTCATGTTGGTGGTCATTGCAGTTACGGGTGCTCTCATTATTTCTTGGGATAAAGTGTTGCGGGGTGCCTACATGTCGCTGGGATTTATCCCGACTGCGGACGACTTGGCAAACTATGCCAGTCGATTCGATGGGTTGGATCTACCAAAAGGATGGATGGATAATATGAATGAGCAGGATGTCGCAAGAATTGCCGAGAAAGTGAATACAGTGACCGGATCGAAATCATTACCGGGCTTGTAG
- a CDS encoding predicted protein gives DSIPFSYDEFAKAVDETEYGFERNAVVQGTAVEYSGSGCLVDIGAKASAYLPDQEASLDQDLNIEDAVPLDTPMEFQIISEEDENGQLLVSIKRIEYKKAWEKVLSMAEEDQILEAKVIAVNRGGAICLVEGLRAFLPGSHLTGQLPDEDLIGNNLQLKFLEVNQETNKLVVSNRKAVVEQQMADLSRGDLVAGMVKALKPYGAFVEVGGMSGLLHISQISYDRIDDLEKVLQPGMQVKCMIIDHDKVNGRIALSTKTLEPEPGDMLKDPKMVFEKAEATAAAY, from the coding sequence GACTCTATTCCCTTTTCCTACGATGAGTTCGCCAAGGCGGTTGACGAAACGGAATACGGCTTTGAACGCAACGCGGTAGTGCAGGGGACCGCGGTCGAGTATTCGGGCAGTGGATGTCTGGTCGATATTGGTGCCAAGGCCTCGGCCTATCTACCGGACCAGGAAGCCTCGCTCGATCAGGATCTCAATATTGAAGACGCTGTCCCGCTCGATACGCCCATGGAGTTCCAAATCAtctcggaagaagacgagaatGGACAATTGCTGGTATCCATCAAGCGTATCGAATACAAGAAGGCCTGGGAAAAGGTACTTTCCATGGCGGAGGAGGACCAGATCTTGGAGGCCAAGGTTATCGCTGTCAACCGCGGTGGAGCCATCTGTTTGGTGGAAGGACTCCGCGCATTTTTGCCCGGTTCCCATTTGACCGGACAGTTGCCCGACGAAGATCTCATTGGAAACAACTTGCAGCTTAAATTCCTCGAAGTCAACCAGGAAACCAATAAACTGGTCGTCTCCAACCGGAAGGCAGTGGTTGAGCAGCAAATGGCGGATCTCTCCCGGGGTGACCTCGTTGCCGGTATGGTCAAGGCGCTCAAACCGTACGGTGCGTTCGTCGAAGTCGGCGGTATGTCCGGTCTCTTGCACATTAGTCAGATTAGTTACGATCGTATTGATGATCTCGAGAAGGTCTTGCAACCAGGCATGCAGGTCAAGTGCATGATTATCGACCACGACAAGGTCAATGGACGTATTGCTTTGAGTACCAAGACGTTGGAACCGGAACCCGGTGACATGCTCAAGGACCCGAAGATGGTGTTTGAAAAGGCCGAAGCGACGGCCGCCGCGTAC
- a CDS encoding predicted protein has translation MFKKKDGVKRQLKNVRKRPESEGEDSDPNETSTQILLTKKKRKLLTDIQYKRGVGAVQLLRNAIDTTMERSERRDPEFESNEASKEGILERKHKQAMEAYIREKTGAGADLKEELKLSTASGATSLTEEELYKELAQRAIHMVGRTAVQSEKSGDVGSGGAVLVAGTGIAEVILPINERLQTAVETENARDNHQFRESLPAASSVASLPGRFLVPSNCSHSSGVSQRLVDVNGDTSTSPTNAPAPNHASKDETPQHPDEERLGFEALRKGKDGSALGRDTQKQTRRRDRASDDRVYKQFVARERDQNRK, from the coding sequence ATGTTCAAGAAAAAAGACGGAGTCAAGCGCCAACTCAAGAACGTCCGGAAACGACCCGAGTCGGAAGGGGAAGACTCGGATCCTAATGAGACCAGTACACAAATATTGCTGACcaaaaagaagcgcaaaTTGTTGACAGACATTCAGTATAAACGAGGCGTGGGCGCCGTTCAGCTCCTCCGAAACGCCATAGATACGACGATGGAAAGATCCGAACGACGCGACCCTGAATTCGAATCCAACGAAGCATCCAAAGAAGGAATTTTAGAACGGAAGCACAAGCAAGCTATGGAAGCATACATCCGAGAAAAAACCGGTGCAGGGGCCGACCTCAAGGAAGAGCTCAAGCTGTCAACTGCCAGCGGCGCAACGTCgttgacggaagaagagcttTACAAGGAACTGGCGCAGAGAGCGATCCATATGGTGGGGAGGACGGCCGTACAATCTGAGAAATCCGGCGACGTAGGGTCCGGTGGTGCGGTTCTCGTTGCGGGGACTGGTATAGCGGAAGTGATTTTACCAATCAATGAACGACTCCAAACTGCAGTCGAAACTGAAAACGCACGGGACAACCATCAGTTTCGTGAAAGCCTTCCTGCCGCGTCTAGCGTTGCGTCGCTGCCCGGTCGATTTCTGGTCCCGTCGAACTGTTCGCACTCCTCAGGGGTATCACAGCGATTGGTGGACGTCAATGGCGACACTTCCACGTCGCCTACCAACGCACCAGCACCCAACCATGCCAGCAAAGATGAAACTCCTCAACATCCAGACGAGGAGAGATTAGGATTCGAAGCATtaagaaaaggaaaagatggTAGCGCATTGGGACGGGACACTCAGAAGCAAACACGACGTCGCGATAGGGCTTCCGACGATCGGGTATATAAGCAATTCGTGGCTCGAGAAAGAGACCAAAATCGGAAGTAG
- a CDS encoding predicted protein, translated as MSCLKVSNRRREWRCGGEGSRIEAPVYVAVQIQASKNTKKSLLTPLEELEGPSNRQRSEENRILTVATDCLDQMSMKDPSLCVHGDPILLLGVEVKPSLRMAYLYWALPYSVLLNDSLTKNQKHYLQFKMQQIIDEKGGVMLQRRITAVLSSYFSPRLKLKAAPEIMLHDALKDLYDFSE; from the exons ATGTCATGCCTCAAGGTGT CGAACCGACGACGCGAGTGGCGATGCGGCGGTGAAGGAAGTAGAATAGAAGCCCCAGTCTACGTTG CTGTCCAGATTCAGGCATCCAAGAATACCAAAAAATCGTTGCTCACGCCTTTGGAAGAGCTTGAGGGCCCAAGCAATCGCCAACGCTCAGAAGAGAATCGAATTTTGACCGTGGCAACAGATTGCTTGGATCAAATGTCAATGAAAGATCCGTCCTTGTGTGTTCACGGTGATCCAATATTGCTGTTAGGAGTGGAAGTTAAGCCGTCATTAAGGATGGCCTACTTGTACTGGGCTTTACCGTACAGTGTTCTGCTGAACGACAGCTTGACGAAGAATCAAAAGCACTATTTGCAGTTTAAGATGCAGCAAATAATCGACGAAAAAGGAGGTGTAATGCTTCAGCGTCGCATCACCGCCGTTCTCAGCAGTTACTTTTCACCTCGTTTGAAACTGAAAGCAGCACCAGAAATAATGCTGCACGATGCTCTAAAGGATCTTTATGATTTTTCAGAATAG
- a CDS encoding predicted protein, whose protein sequence is DISAMDIRVGKIIRVWHHEEADKLFCEEIDLGTEKRQVASGLRPFYKKEDLQDRLVLVLCNLKARNLVGFPSHGMVLCASNSDHSAVEFVVPPTGSRIGERV, encoded by the coding sequence GACATTAGTGCAATGGATATTCGAGTTGGCAAGATAATTAGAGTATGGCATCATGAAGAAGCGGACAAGCTCTTTTGTGAAGAGATTGATCTTGGAACTGAGAAGCGTCAGGTTGCGTCGGGACTCCGGCCATTTTATAAAAAGGAAGACCTTCAAGATCGCTTGGTGCTCGTGCTTTGTAATTTGAAGGCGCGCAACCTGGTTGGGTTTCCGTCGCACGGTATGGTATTGTGTGCAAGTAACAGTGACCACTCGGCTGTTGAATTTGTCGTACCGCCTACTGGTTCTAGAATTGGAGAGCGAGTA
- a CDS encoding predicted protein, which yields MKQSRSSRSRVEKTVPKPPPTGPKTPSTLAATVAAGKSFETTERCGTCSACLREDCGQCEGCVCKQKYGGDGSSKKQCVYRGCQAISEINLKVGGGCFASATHNSDISSVLSISQYPPYPFTPPPSLIDVNKKRKPDLTIADKKSMYGKLIPSESPRDHCSGCNLRQETINDSVLICDGPACGREYHLRCCVPALDIIPEGDWLCQDCSPSGSAETLMQYLESNDERRCDFQSSEEFVASLISHDMVKEKVHRRPLSELERATEIHRSAIGENWNLLISPDFYVGKPLRIYDGLANQYHSGRLVDCRQSLSCGTVEYLARFPSGKDGRKSPLHHWIILEEHCLAIGTALIWSQTLGRRWKPAQLLLRTGRELVSVASMYSEEQGEIRFTDSKHTLNALPSTPETDTTKPAATPCSGSASRSAPSEPRFPIKKRRRNEVWGLVRFFGEGTFEFVPLTARARSYKDPIFQAKYGKSEAIWLPLAIAEAEQAEQTSVLQWRNMEQNNRLSQHVLSSRDDYGLQPLQPTNSFDSVSFPSQLTPSIPQGLDRLHILNLLQEQGLEVDKDIASILQCTSVPVNVARCLKQNGHVV from the coding sequence ATGAAACAATCCCGCTCGTCCAGATCTCGCGTGGAAAAAACTGTTCCAAAACCACCGCCTACTGGCCCAAAAACTCCATCTACGCTGGCCGCCACCGTGGCAGCAGGGAAATCTTTCGAGACCACCGAGCGCTGCGGCACATGTTCTGCATGTTTACGTGAAGACTGTGGCCAGTGCGAAGGATGCGTatgcaaacaaaaatacGGAGGTGATGGCTCCAGTAAGAAGCAGTGCGTCTATCGGGGTTGCCAAGCTATTTCGGAGATAAATCTAAAGGTCGGCGGTGGCTGCTTCGCGAGCGCCACTCACAACAGCGACATCAGTAGCGTTTTGTCTATATCGCAATACCCACCATACCCCTTCACACCGCCACCGTCTTTAATCGACGTCAACAAAAAGAGGAAACCTGATTTGACAATAGCTGACAAAAAGTCGATGTATGGGAAGCTCATCCCAAGTGAATCTCCACGCGATCACTGTTCCGGCTGCAACTTACGGCAAGAAACCATTAACGATTCTGTGCTTATCTGTGACGGTCCTGCTTGCGGTCGTGAATATCATCTGCGTTGTTGCGTGCCTGCTCTTGACATCATTCCGGAAGGCGATTGGCTCTGCCAAGACTGCAGTCCGTCTGGCAGCGCTGAAACTTTGATGCAATATCTTGAATCAAACGATGAACGACGTTGTGACTTTCAATCTTCTGAGGAATTTGTTGCCTCTCTCATCTCACATGACATGGTAAAAGAAAAAGTGCACCGTCGCCCTCTGTCGGAACTCGAACGAGCCACTGAAATCCATCGTAGTGCAATTGGCGAAAATTGGAACCTTTTGATTTCACCAGACTTTTATGTCGGAAAGCCGTTGCGTATTTACGATGGACTAGCAAACCAGTACCATTCGGGCCGTCTGGTAGATTGTCGACAGTCTCTCTCTTGTGGGACAGTAGAATACCTTGCGCGTTTCCCTTCCGGAAAGGATGGTCGGAAATCTCCACTCCACCACTGGATTATTCTCGAAGAACATTGCCTTGCTATTGGCACCGCACTGATCTGGTCACAAACTCTTGGTCGGCGTTGGAAACCTGCACAGCTCCTGCTTCGTACTGGAAGAGAACTTGTCTCTGTCGCCAGTATGTATTCGGAAGAACAAGGTGAGATTCGGTTTACGGATTCCAAGCATACTTTGAATGCGTTGCCTAGCACACCGGAAACAGACACAACTAAACCTGCGGCCACTCCATGCTCGGGAAGTGCCTCTCGATCAGCACCGTCTGAGCCAAGGTTTCCTATCAAGAAGAGGCGAAGGAACGAAGTGTGGGGCCTTGTACGTTTCTTTGGGGAAGGAACCTTTGAATTCGTCCCTTTGACAGCTCGTGCTCGCAGTTATAAGGATCCAATCTTTCAAGCAAAATACGGAAAGTCGGAAGCAATATGGCTCCCGCTTGCGATCGCAGAGGCTGAGCAGGCAGAGCAAACATCTGTTCTTCAATGGCGTAACATGGAGCAAAACAATAGACTTAGCCAACATGTCTTATCGAGCAGAGATGACTACGGTCTTCAACCACTACAACCAACCAACTCGTTCGATTCTGTTTCTTTTCCCTCGCAGCTTACACCATCAATTCCGCAAGGCTTAGATCGACTTCATATATTGAATCTTTTACAAGAGCAAGGGTTAGaagtcgacaaagacatAGCGTCAATTCTTCAATGTACGAGTGTGCCAGTCAACGTGGCTAGGTGCCTCAAACAAAATGGTCATGTAGTATAG
- a CDS encoding predicted protein — protein MRQPSSSHNFDLSDTSAYPVRSAFPERFSKNHVGPFIVSEQGSTSNYRKAPAFYICEKMPKIAPKRQSKDLNCADDASSAGSLDVGACCLCHCALDYSDRAAFFRDDRHEDYHEDSDQEEYFFRKSDPYLPNTLYDPSNALVYCDSCDRMYHQKCHFVPLTVVPRGKWDCLVCQTQREKAKISLKKKKPATGNDHSKRKTPATSQDHAIPRLSSSCFQSPPNPGVREEEVAWESACRDVKAALWKAELHNRVPLQVNSQLANVRLAETALETLTSTAKNRSHFAQNSQELAQCMVRLYGSRRKLRHVLLNLQDLIRGDQEMRWNMLLRFCRDDASPEFVARVAFPFGMSHSRRVDPRTPEMTLNAEEHASNTVPAEISLTINSETQANSEPAQSITDQSKPIAKHDGDSGISLDNLRCCVCHQSEATDENDMIMCDGCGCYRAYHMRCLQPHVKPEEVENEEDDWFCPLCSTLADMMLLIQTNHMGDEWEQRRYAAELDGVKNGDDDSLKSWNAVEEVFPEVEVNYAAACDLKDGKRTTAASKLLGRILGLEEQEIDTDIDDDEEDEDDGHFDLESFQEKRHQARVELSGDKEDASEGSSQATLEEMSSVELNIGKDELAALSEVSEDEEESEQEVQRRSVRLRKSGNTSSANASVSDPGKLDESNILNGKRGRKSVDYQKLNDAIFGELSDGEIAKIDDTDDFLVATSRNQNDSSDSGDANDDSTGSSHVGEADELSLDDENEDSESENTENGIKDRRDDRREDDHLTVRSSRVNRPSTVRQLQSALAGEDGCTSVILSRSENVKKRKLKETAIPESQTNAQGAGAETASSDEASRSRKNRRGKFAKAALTMVSKLVQVAPSLEK, from the exons ATGCggcagccgtcgtcgtcccacAATTTTGATTTGTCCGATACGTCCGCGTATCCAGTGAGGTCGGCGTTCCCCGAGAGGTTTTCCAAGAACCACGTCGGGCCTTTCATTGTTTCGGAGCAAGGGTCGACCTCTAACTATCGCAA GGCACCAGCTTTTTACATTTGTGAGAAAATGCCCAAAATAGCTCCGAAACGCCAATCCAAAG ATTTAAATTGCGCGGACGACGCGTCGTCGGCAGGATCCTTGGACGTTGGCGCTTGTTGTCTTTGTCATTGTGCACTGGACTACAGCGATCGCGCCGCTTTCTTTCGAGATGATCGGCACGAAGATTATCACGAAGACAGCGATCAGGAGGAATatttctttcgaaagagcGATCCCTATCTACCGAACACCCTCTACGATCCTTCTAATGCACTCGTGTACTGTGATTCGTGCGATCGTATGTACCACCAGAAGTGTCACTTTGTGCCCTTGACCGTTGTCCCGCGAGGAAAGTGGGACTGTTTGGTGTGTCAAACACAAAGGGAAAAAGCGAAAATCTCgctcaagaaaaagaaaccgGCTACCGGCAATGACCATTCAAAACGAAAAACTCCTGCGACGAGCCAAGACCACGCTATTCCTCGTCTATCGTCGTCCTGTTTTCAGTCTCCTCCCAACCCGGGCGTGCGTGAGGAGGAAGTCGCTTGGGAAAGCGCCTGTCGAGACGTCAAAGCGGCCCTATGGAAAGCCGAGCTACACAACCGTGTTCCACTCCAAGTCAACTCGCAACTGGCCAACGTTCGTTTGGCCGAGACGGCGTTGGAAACCTTGACGAGCACGGCCAAGAATCGATCGCATTTCGCACAAAATTCCCAAGAACTGGCACAGTGTATGGTGCGATTGTACGGGAGCCGGCGCAAGCTACGACATGTGCTGCTGAACCTACAAGATCTCATCCGCGGGGACCAGGAAATGCGATGGAACATGCTACTCCGCTTTTGTCGGGATGACGCGTCCCCGGAATTCGTAGCACGAGTCGCCTTTCCGTTCGGAATGTCGCACTCGCGACGAGTTGATCCTCGTACTCCGGAAATGACACTGAACGCAGAAGAACACGCATCCAATACAGTTCCTGCCGAAATTTCTCTTACCATTAACAGCGAAACGCAGGCAAATTCTGAACCGGCACAATCCATAACCGACCAGTCGAAACCCATAGCAAAGCATGATGGTGATAGTGGTATTTCGTTGGACAATTTGCGCTGCTGCGTCTGTCACCAAAGTGAGGCTACGGATGAAAACGATATGATCATGTGCGATGGCTGTGGGTGCTATCGCGCGTATCACATGCGGTGTCTTCAACCACACGTCAAGCCGGAAGAagtcgaaaacgaagaagacgattgGTTCTGTCCGCTTTGCAGCACCCTCGCCGATATGATGCTCTTAATCCAAACAAACCATATGGGAGACGAATGGGAGCAGCGACGCTACGCGGCGGAACTGGATGGCGTAAAGAATGGGGATGACGATTCATTGAAGTCGTGGAATGCTGTTGAGGAAGTTTTTCCTGAAGTAGAAGTCAACTATGCAGCAGCATGCGATCTTAAAGATGGCAAACGAACAACTGCGGCATCCAAACTTTTGGGGAGAATTCTTGGGTTGGAAGAACAGGAGATCGACACAGATattgacgatgacgaggaggaTGAGGACGACGGTCACTTCGACCTGGAATCTTTTCAAGAAAAGCGACATCAAGCTCGTGTAGAGTTATCTGGTGATAAGGAGGATGCTAGTGAAGGAAGCAGTCAAGCTACGCTAGAAGAGATGTCCAGTGTGGAGCTGAATATCGGTAAAGATGAGCTGGCGGCGCTTTCAGAGGTTTCggaggacgaggaggaaAGTGAACAAGAAGTTCAACGACGAAGCGTCCGATTGcgaaaaagtggaaacacAAGCTCTGCAAACGCAAGCGTTTCCGACCCGGGTAAGCTGGACGAGTCCAACATTTTAAACGGGAAACGAGGGCGGAAATCTGTGGACTACCAGAAACTGAACGACGCTATATTTGGAGAATTGTCGGACGGTGAAATTGCCAAGATTGATGATACTGACGATTTTCTAGTGGCAACATCCCGCAACCAAAACGATTCTAGCGACTCTGGCGATGCCAATGATGATTCAACTGGAAGCAGCCATGTAGGCGAAGCAGATGAATTGAGCTtagacgacgaaaatgaagaTAGCGAATCAGAAAACACAGAAAATGGTATAAAAGATAGGAGAGATGATAGACGGGAGGACGATCATCTTACCGTTAGATCTTCAAGAGTAAATCGTCCATCAACAGTGCGACAACTTCAATCAGCTTTGGCCGGCGAAGATGGTTGTACATCCGTGATATTGAGCCGGAGCGAAAACGTAAAGAAGCGTAAATTGAAGGAAACAGCCATTCCTGAATCTCAAACGAATGCACAAGGAGCGGGTGCAGAGACAGCGTCATCCGATGAGGCCTCTAGAAGTCGGAAAAATAGGAGAGGCAAGTTTGCCAAGGCAGCATTGACAATGGTTTCGAAGCTTGTTCAAGTTGCACCAAGTTTAGAGAAGTAA